In one Solanum dulcamara chromosome 1, daSolDulc1.2, whole genome shotgun sequence genomic region, the following are encoded:
- the LOC129893242 gene encoding uncharacterized protein LOC129893242, which yields MGDTILLAVDLHGEWIEIDERYSWKSKGGLTVPILVRRDVAYDEFVDIIITRCKLCCAPKNLSITYMLSIVATEKAYFSEIKNDDDLLTYLDDVDKDDRRQEEAGNFSGFDYNTARVEATSEFSDFDYNTEGAERAEEETYASINLSSTQYGGVLLSAVVLDTENHIFPLAFCIVNSEDDASYQYFFEQLLEIVPNTNELCIISDRHPSIKKIISKIYTEAHYGVCVRHLGESICKNFHCGDWMHHFYDAAKAYQRDEFNDHFQQIKDLDMSVAKYLEDVDFHRWSRAHFPGNRYDVMTTNIAESINSMFLAEREFPITALFNSINRRFAQKFHERRMMLANTSTICVPSVERKIRENVTIGNTLLAHQISFHTFSIIGHGSVAMVDLNNRTCSCREFDLNKIPCPHAIAATRIQFGDDYGLRVYDFVSPYYSVWSYKHAYEKLIHPVLSEEFWELPLELLESKIPCPYVVRKPGRKKRKRALSVLERGSKKKKNKSSICKRVGHKRTTCSLRARQNEETSSSVAS from the exons ATGGGGGACACAATATTATTAGCAGTTGATCTACATGGTGAATGGATAGAGATCGATGAGCGTTATAGTTGGAAGTCGAAGGGTGGTCTTACAGTACCGATATTAGTGAGGAGGGATGTTGCGTATGATGAGTTTGTTGATATCATCATTACTAGGTGTAAGTTATGTTGTGCGCCAAAGAATCTCTCAATCACTTACATGCTCAGCATTGTTGCAACGGAAAAAGCatatttttctgaaataaaGAATGATGATGATTTGCTCACTTATTTAGATGATGTTGACAAAGATGATCGTC GGCAAGAAGAAGCTGGAAATTTTTCTGGATTTGATTACAATACAGCGAGAGTTGAAGCTACTTCagaattttcagattttgattACAATACCGAAGGGGCAGAAAGGGCAGAAGAAGAAACATATGCTTCTATTAATCTGTCCAGTACACAG TATGGCGGAGTGTTGTTGTCTGCTGTGGTGTTGGATACCGAAAATCACATATTTCCCTTGGCATTTTGTATTGTAAATTCAGAGGATGATGCCTCGTATCAGTACTTTTTTGAACAATTGCTCGAGATCGTCCCCAACACTAATGAGTTGTGCATAATTTCTGATAGACATCCATctataaagaaaattatttcaaagATTTATACTGAAGCTCATTATGGAGTTTGTGTGAGGCATCTTGGTGAAAGCATTTGCAAAAACTTTCACTGTGGAGATTGGATGCACcatttttatgatgcagcgaaAGCATATCAGAGGGACGAGTTTAATGATCATTTTCAACAAATCAAAGATTTGGATATGAGTGTCGCCAAATATCTTGAGGATGTTGATTTCCACAGATGGAGTAGAGCACACTTTCCTGGCAATAG GTATGATGTAATGACCACCAACATTGCTGAGTCAATTAACTCGATGTTCTTGGCGGAAAGAGAATTTCCAATCACTGCTCTATTCAATTCTATAAATAGGAGATTTGCTCAAAAATTTCATGAGAGGCGTATGATGTTGGCCAACACATCAACCATATGTGTCCCTTctgttgaaagaaaaataagagaaaatgtaACTATAGGCAATACACTATTGGCCCATCAAATAAGCTTCCACACTTTTAGCATCATTGGTCATGGTTCAGTGGCTATGGTTGATCTAAACAATAGAACATGTTCTTGTAGAGAGTTTGATTTGAACAAAATACCTTGTCCACATGCTATTGCAGCAACAAGAATCCAGTTCGGAGATGATTATGGATTAAGAGTTTATGATTTTGTTTCTCCATATTATTCAGTATGGTCATACaaacatgcatatgaaaaattaattcatcCAGTGTTATCTGAAGAATTTTGGGAGCTTCCTCTAGAGCTTTTGGAGAGTAAAATACCTTGTCCATATGTGGTGCGCAAACCAGGCCGAAAGAAGAGAAAACGTGCACTTTCAGTCTTGGAGCGGGgttcaaagaagaagaaaaataaaagttccATATGCAAAAGAGTTGGTCACAAAAGAACTACATGTAGTCTCAGAGCGAGACAAAATGAAGAAACAAGCAGTAGTGTAGCTTCTTAA